The bacterium genome includes a region encoding these proteins:
- the trpS gene encoding tryptophan--tRNA ligase — MKKRILSGNRPTGKLHIGHLLGVLENWRRLQDEYECFYEIADWHVLTTKTDTSDLQDNIIDMAIDWLTVGIDPQKSVIFVQSAVKEHAELHLLFSMLITISRLLRNPTLKEYLQNVEASQIASKKRAFDDFAEAVINKFLEESQNIGSKSEEDRIALLKSKLKDNFLEELTHHGIVDSEEELTYGNLISYGHLGYPVLQAADILIYRAHYVPIGQDQLPHLEITRELARKFNSTYGEVFPIPEPLLAEFPKILGTDGRKMSKSYNNTILISEDPETLKKKIMSSYTDPAKIRKNDPGHPENCPIFLMQKAFNKEEVSEIEMNCKSGALGCVDCKKRLYEKANQYLEPLREKRKEYEKDKSRVIDILREGSQKAREEVQKTMEIVREKMKLWQ; from the coding sequence CGAAATTGCTGATTGGCACGTTCTTACAACGAAAACCGATACCTCCGATCTACAGGATAACATAATTGACATGGCCATTGATTGGCTAACTGTAGGCATTGACCCCCAAAAGTCGGTTATATTCGTTCAATCTGCTGTCAAAGAACACGCTGAACTTCACCTTCTATTTTCCATGCTCATTACCATATCGCGACTGCTGAGAAATCCCACCCTCAAAGAATATCTGCAAAACGTTGAAGCATCACAGATAGCTTCCAAAAAAAGGGCCTTTGACGATTTCGCCGAAGCGGTGATTAATAAATTTCTTGAGGAAAGCCAAAACATCGGTAGCAAAAGTGAAGAGGACAGGATCGCTCTCCTAAAAAGTAAACTTAAAGACAATTTCCTTGAAGAGCTCACTCACCACGGCATTGTAGATTCGGAAGAGGAATTGACTTACGGAAACCTTATATCCTATGGGCATCTTGGCTATCCCGTTCTCCAGGCGGCAGACATACTAATCTACAGAGCTCACTACGTCCCCATTGGACAAGATCAGTTGCCTCACCTGGAGATAACAAGGGAGCTGGCAAGGAAATTCAACTCCACCTATGGCGAGGTATTTCCGATTCCTGAACCTCTCCTCGCCGAGTTTCCAAAAATCCTCGGAACGGATGGAAGAAAAATGTCAAAATCCTACAACAACACAATTCTTATATCGGAAGACCCTGAAACATTGAAGAAAAAGATTATGTCTTCTTACACAGACCCAGCAAAGATAAGGAAAAATGATCCCGGTCACCCCGAAAACTGCCCCATCTTCTTAATGCAAAAGGCTTTTAACAAAGAGGAAGTTTCAGAAATTGAGATGAATTGCAAGAGCGGAGCCCTCGGTTGTGTCGACTGCAAAAAGAGGCTCTACGAAAAGGCTAATCAGTATTTAGAGCCCTTAAGAGAAAAAAGAAAAGAATACGAAAAAGATAAAAGTCGTGTGATCGACATTCTCAGAGAAGGTTCGCAAAAGGCAAGGGAAGAAGTTCAGAAAACAATGGAAATTGTCAGAGAAAAGATGAAACTTTGGCAGTAA
- a CDS encoding riboflavin synthase has translation MAVIMFTGIIEEIGEIKRIQRTSGGTRIQISSSLKIQNGDSISVDGVCLTAEDVGKGIFTVFMSLETLSRSHFSKTLREGLKVNLERALTPSSFMGGHIVLGHVDCTGEIYSKEISSESGTFIFRVHDPSYMKYLVEKGSVAVNGISLTCFDVREKTFKVAVIPYTLTNTTLGILKESDYVNLEFDIIAKYTEKLLRGKAQW, from the coding sequence TTGGCAGTAATTATGTTCACAGGAATCATAGAAGAAATCGGTGAAATAAAAAGGATTCAGAGGACCTCAGGGGGAACAAGGATTCAGATAAGCTCTTCTCTTAAAATCCAAAATGGAGACTCCATCTCTGTGGATGGTGTTTGCCTAACCGCCGAAGATGTCGGTAAAGGGATATTTACAGTCTTCATGAGCCTGGAAACTCTCTCCAGGTCTCATTTTAGCAAAACTCTGAGAGAGGGATTAAAAGTCAACTTAGAGAGAGCTCTTACACCATCCTCATTCATGGGAGGCCACATCGTACTCGGGCACGTGGATTGTACAGGGGAAATCTATTCAAAGGAAATAAGTTCGGAGAGTGGTACTTTCATCTTCAGGGTCCATGACCCATCTTATATGAAATACTTAGTAGAAAAGGGCTCCGTTGCAGTAAACGGAATTTCCCTCACATGTTTTGATGTTAGGGAAAAAACCTTCAAGGTGGCCGTAATTCCTTACACACTGACCAACACAACCCTCGGAATTTTAAAAGAAAGTGATTATGTCAATCTGGAATTTGACATTATAGCCAAATATACAGAAAAACTGTTAAGGGGCAAAGCCCAATGGTAG
- the ispE gene encoding 4-(cytidine 5'-diphospho)-2-C-methyl-D-erythritol kinase, producing MVEYDVIKAYAKINLGLWITEKRSDGYHNIVTVFHKIGLYDTLTIYPSETFEVVCYGRAAVTKDNILYKVKDAIEKQFKIPINYKIEIKKNIPVGSGLGGASSNAAYFLKYLNEKRGLNLSQEEIIKIGEQIGSDVPFFLLKENAAIATGRGEILEPFHSAFNYPLILGFPDCQVLTSWAYAEFDRMGTLHKFPEAYRKAYKIAEALKENDLDGLMEIENSFQPVVIASYPQVQKVMDMLSSLGAKVISMSGSGSAVYGIFERMILIENFGEVLTPTAFLEME from the coding sequence ATGGTAGAATACGATGTTATAAAAGCGTATGCCAAAATCAACTTAGGCCTCTGGATTACCGAAAAAAGAAGTGATGGCTATCACAACATCGTTACCGTATTCCATAAAATAGGCCTTTATGATACCCTTACAATCTACCCTTCTGAAACCTTTGAAGTTGTTTGCTACGGCAGGGCTGCCGTCACCAAGGACAACATTCTTTACAAAGTAAAAGACGCCATAGAAAAGCAATTTAAAATTCCGATAAACTATAAAATTGAGATAAAGAAAAACATCCCTGTTGGTTCGGGACTTGGCGGAGCCAGCTCAAATGCTGCATACTTTTTAAAGTACTTAAATGAGAAGAGAGGTCTTAATCTTTCTCAAGAGGAGATAATAAAAATCGGCGAGCAAATTGGCTCCGATGTGCCTTTCTTCTTGCTAAAAGAAAATGCTGCGATAGCAACTGGAAGAGGCGAAATACTTGAGCCTTTCCATTCTGCTTTCAATTATCCCCTTATTTTGGGCTTTCCAGATTGCCAGGTTTTAACCAGCTGGGCCTATGCTGAGTTTGACCGCATGGGAACATTGCACAAATTCCCGGAAGCTTATAGAAAGGCCTATAAAATTGCGGAAGCATTAAAAGAAAACGACCTTGACGGATTGATGGAAATAGAGAACAGCTTTCAACCCGTTGTAATTGCAAGCTATCCCCAGGTTCAGAAAGTTATGGACATGCTGAGTTCTCTTGGCGCTAAGGTAATATCAATGAGTGGTTCAGGTAGTGCGGTCTACGGAATCTTTGAGAGAATGATTCTTATTGAAAATTTCGGTGAGGTATTAACCCCTACCGCTTTTCTCGAGATGGAGTAA
- a CDS encoding glycosyltransferase N-terminal domain-containing protein produces the protein MDILPLYQLVFYLPQRLFSPLKIDEIPEGEVDIWVHCSSLGEVMAAKPLVDCFLMRQLRVLMTVFTSSGSNKAQELWKGKVKILRFPLDSYFHLKKIIDRTKPKIFVNLETELWPNLLTLIGKNNIIAFLVNGRISERNFRKSRLIKGTYKRLLKSFVKIYAQTEEDKERFIKLGAREEQVEVAGNIKIDSIGTSLEGFKRENLGIGDGDFVILFGSLREKEERHAVRVIQKVLSMSNVVRVFIAPRHLNRVAPIASQLSSLNINFARWSESGSGSKGVVIIDVLGKLRSFYNIADLVVMGGTFAPYGGHNIMEPVSAGKAVIVGPFYGNIKKEVEELKERNAVFVLKTSEELLDKIIELMGKRDLLREVGERATKWLISKQGISRRICEEILLHLEKSGRG, from the coding sequence ATGGACATCTTACCCTTATACCAGTTAGTTTTTTATTTGCCTCAGCGATTATTCTCGCCTCTGAAGATTGATGAGATCCCAGAAGGTGAGGTGGATATCTGGGTACACTGCTCCTCTCTCGGAGAGGTAATGGCAGCCAAACCGCTGGTTGATTGTTTCTTAATGAGACAACTAAGGGTTTTGATGACGGTATTTACATCTTCTGGATCCAATAAAGCGCAGGAATTGTGGAAAGGGAAGGTAAAGATTCTGCGTTTTCCTCTTGACTCTTATTTTCATTTAAAAAAAATAATTGACAGGACAAAGCCAAAAATCTTTGTTAATTTGGAAACGGAACTGTGGCCCAATTTGCTTACGTTAATTGGAAAGAATAATATCATCGCCTTTCTTGTGAACGGTAGGATTTCCGAGCGAAATTTCAGGAAGTCCCGTTTGATAAAGGGAACTTATAAAAGACTTTTGAAATCTTTTGTGAAAATTTATGCGCAGACTGAGGAAGACAAGGAAAGGTTTATCAAACTTGGAGCGAGGGAAGAGCAAGTTGAAGTTGCAGGAAATATAAAAATAGACTCCATAGGTACAAGTCTGGAAGGCTTTAAAAGGGAAAACCTTGGAATTGGCGATGGCGATTTTGTAATTCTCTTTGGAAGTTTGAGAGAAAAGGAAGAGAGGCACGCTGTTCGGGTAATTCAAAAAGTTTTAAGCATGTCCAATGTTGTAAGGGTTTTTATCGCCCCCAGACATTTAAATAGAGTTGCGCCCATTGCATCTCAACTCTCTTCCTTGAATATAAATTTTGCCAGGTGGAGTGAGAGTGGGTCTGGATCGAAAGGGGTGGTGATTATAGATGTGCTTGGGAAATTAAGGAGCTTTTACAACATCGCAGACCTTGTGGTAATGGGCGGCACTTTTGCCCCTTATGGCGGTCACAATATTATGGAGCCGGTATCTGCCGGTAAGGCAGTCATTGTGGGCCCTTTTTACGGGAATATCAAGAAGGAGGTTGAGGAACTTAAGGAGCGAAATGCTGTTTTTGTGTTAAAAACTTCTGAGGAACTACTGGATAAGATTATTGAACTTATGGGAAAGCGTGATTTGCTAAGGGAGGTTGGTGAGAGGGCTACAAAATGGCTAATTTCAAAGCAGGGAATATCAAGACGAATCTGCGAAGAAATTTTACTCCATCTCGAGAAAAGCGGTAGGGGTTAA
- the lptB gene encoding LPS export ABC transporter ATP-binding protein: MAVLKAIDLHKSYGNKKVVNGVTVEVKSGEIVGLLGPNGAGKTTTFYMIMGEVRPDKGRIFLDDVEITNKPMYQRARLGISYLPQEPSVFQKLTVFDNVFAILEYRGVPKEEARATAEKYLKMMEIYHLKDQLAYTLSGGERRRLEVARALSLNPKILLLDEPFTGVDPKTRQEIQDIILGLKDMDIGVLITDHNVRETLEITGRAYIIYKGEILIEGSSYDLINNEEARKIYLGERFRL; this comes from the coding sequence ATGGCGGTACTGAAGGCAATTGATTTGCACAAATCTTACGGGAACAAGAAAGTGGTAAATGGGGTTACCGTTGAGGTAAAGAGTGGAGAGATTGTCGGACTTCTTGGGCCTAATGGAGCTGGCAAGACCACGACTTTTTACATGATTATGGGGGAGGTAAGGCCCGATAAAGGGCGAATTTTTCTTGACGATGTGGAGATTACGAATAAGCCCATGTATCAAAGAGCACGCCTTGGAATTTCCTATCTTCCTCAGGAGCCTTCGGTTTTTCAAAAGTTAACGGTTTTTGATAATGTCTTTGCCATTCTCGAATACCGTGGTGTTCCAAAAGAAGAAGCAAGGGCTACCGCAGAGAAGTATTTAAAGATGATGGAAATCTACCATCTTAAAGATCAACTCGCCTATACTCTCTCGGGTGGAGAAAGAAGAAGGTTAGAAGTGGCAAGAGCTCTCTCTTTAAACCCTAAAATTTTGCTCCTTGACGAACCTTTTACTGGGGTGGATCCTAAAACAAGGCAGGAAATCCAGGACATCATTCTCGGCCTTAAAGACATGGACATAGGGGTTTTGATAACAGATCACAATGTGAGGGAAACACTTGAAATTACGGGCAGAGCTTATATAATATATAAGGGTGAGATTCTTATTGAGGGCAGTAGTTACGATCTTATAAATAACGAGGAGGCAAGGAAAATCTACCTGGGGGAGAGGTTTAGGTTATGA
- a CDS encoding N-acetylmuramoyl-L-alanine amidase, with product MRRFVTYILLAFWAGPLFAWTICLDPGHGGSDPGATGSYYTEKEANLDVALKAKEFMIQVPNVTSVEMTRTSDVDVSLEARVNYANSNSFDRFISIHQNAYDGTVQGTETYCYIYGSSNSFNLRDSTHVELVRAYGYNDRGAKTADYYVLRNTTMPAILGEGSFIDYAGSYNESWRYKYNWYAHVERQAYAYTKGLCKHLGLSYPSFVCHTNYPDSVDANTNFTVRDSIYIPAFQAPADVIFEIKSYSSGTVLYQQRVSNLTSGYWIKTFGSDSTISLPDSGYDYYVYFVTYVVPAGGNWDNRYAYVSTRLLPTKVKSVPTDTSYIDTSHVVYKSYPTEVYADSNFTVQDSFYIAPTQAPADLIFEIKHRGTGNVLYSERVSNISSGYWIKTFGLDPTISLPDSGYDYQVYFLSVLAPPGGGWSNRYAYASTYSTPTTVRTNLSDTSYVVFVSYPDTLIGDSLFTVVCSLYVASSQSPADFILEVKNRNTGEVLASNRQTGVSSGYTVFQINDTVPDQGVDEQIYFNGILTPPDGGWSNRYTDTSTYSNPSILLANSYVLYLFYPDTIYFGNGYAVMESLYVASFQAPVDLTIEVKEHSTGNTLKLSRYSNLNQGYYRIEFSDTFNYETFTDSMAHFLSAIVPPGGGWSQRYTSASTYQTPTAVIRQTTSGENGPLAALDLKIYNQGKKLIVKADRNLKNVTLVVHDVMGRVVKRVYLDGRREAEISLNVEKGVYFYRLTQGDKIVRKGKFVVFD from the coding sequence ATGAGGAGGTTTGTTACTTATATACTTTTAGCTTTTTGGGCGGGTCCTCTTTTTGCCTGGACCATTTGTCTGGACCCCGGGCATGGTGGTAGTGATCCTGGTGCAACGGGCAGTTATTACACCGAAAAGGAAGCTAATTTAGATGTTGCGCTAAAGGCTAAGGAATTTATGATTCAGGTTCCTAATGTCACCAGCGTTGAGATGACGAGGACTTCAGACGTAGATGTCTCCTTAGAGGCGAGGGTAAATTATGCCAATTCCAACTCCTTTGATAGATTCATTTCAATTCACCAGAATGCTTATGACGGCACCGTCCAGGGTACTGAGACCTATTGTTACATTTACGGCAGTTCTAACAGTTTTAATTTGAGAGATTCTACGCATGTCGAGCTTGTGAGGGCGTATGGATACAATGACCGTGGGGCAAAAACTGCAGACTACTACGTTTTGCGAAATACAACGATGCCGGCAATTCTTGGTGAAGGTTCTTTTATTGACTATGCTGGTAGTTATAACGAGTCCTGGAGGTACAAATACAACTGGTATGCTCACGTGGAGAGGCAGGCCTATGCTTACACTAAGGGGTTGTGTAAGCATTTGGGTTTATCTTATCCTTCTTTTGTATGTCACACCAATTATCCAGACAGTGTAGATGCCAATACAAATTTCACCGTTCGTGATAGCATCTATATTCCTGCATTTCAGGCCCCTGCCGATGTGATTTTTGAAATAAAGTCCTATTCTTCTGGAACGGTGCTTTACCAACAAAGGGTTTCTAATCTTACTTCTGGATACTGGATAAAGACCTTTGGGAGTGATTCTACAATTTCTTTACCGGATAGCGGCTACGATTATTATGTCTATTTTGTGACTTATGTTGTGCCTGCAGGTGGTAACTGGGACAATAGATATGCCTACGTTTCAACGAGATTGCTTCCCACAAAGGTCAAAAGTGTGCCTACTGATACTTCTTATATTGATACTTCTCACGTGGTTTACAAGTCTTATCCTACGGAGGTCTATGCTGATTCGAATTTTACAGTTCAGGATAGTTTTTATATTGCGCCAACTCAAGCTCCAGCCGATCTTATTTTTGAAATAAAACACCGTGGAACCGGAAATGTCCTCTACAGTGAGCGTGTGTCAAATATCTCTTCTGGATACTGGATAAAGACTTTTGGACTTGATCCAACCATTTCCCTTCCCGATAGTGGATATGATTATCAGGTTTATTTCCTATCCGTTTTAGCACCTCCTGGTGGTGGGTGGTCTAATAGATATGCCTACGCATCAACCTATTCTACCCCCACCACTGTTAGAACTAACCTAAGTGATACGTCCTATGTGGTGTTTGTGTCTTACCCTGACACACTGATTGGTGATTCCTTATTTACTGTGGTTTGTAGTCTTTATGTAGCCTCTTCTCAGTCGCCCGCAGATTTCATCCTTGAGGTTAAAAACAGGAATACTGGTGAGGTTTTGGCCTCTAATAGACAAACGGGGGTTTCTTCAGGTTATACAGTTTTTCAAATTAATGACACCGTTCCCGATCAGGGTGTAGATGAACAGATCTATTTTAATGGTATTCTTACGCCCCCTGATGGCGGTTGGTCCAATAGGTATACTGATACTTCGACCTATTCCAATCCTTCAATTCTCCTTGCTAATTCTTACGTTTTGTATCTCTTTTATCCTGACACTATCTATTTTGGTAATGGATATGCAGTAATGGAGAGTTTATATGTCGCATCTTTTCAGGCCCCCGTTGATCTAACGATTGAGGTTAAGGAACACAGCACTGGAAACACCCTGAAACTCTCAAGATATTCTAATCTCAATCAGGGCTATTACAGAATTGAGTTCAGTGATACTTTTAATTACGAGACTTTTACTGATTCTATGGCTCACTTCCTTTCTGCCATCGTTCCTCCCGGTGGTGGGTGGTCACAGAGGTATACTTCTGCTTCCACGTACCAAACACCTACTGCGGTCATTAGACAGACTACCTCTGGAGAGAATGGTCCGCTTGCCGCTTTGGATTTGAAGATTTACAATCAGGGTAAGAAACTCATTGTAAAGGCTGACAGAAACCTTAAGAACGTCACCCTTGTGGTTCATGATGTTATGGGAAGGGTAGTGAAAAGGGTTTATCTGGATGGAAGGCGTGAAGCGGAAATCAGTTTAAACGTAGAAAAGGGGGTCTATTTCTACAGACTTACTCAGGGAGACAAAATAGTTAGGAAGGGAAAGTTTGTAGTTTTTGATTAA
- a CDS encoding NAD-dependent deacylase, producing MSDEVTKLKQLILKARCMMVLTGAGISKDSGIPTFRGKDGWYKNHPPEELATPTAFSKNPTFVWEWYNYRRKIILSASPNEAHYKIAELEKHFPCFLLVTQNVDSLHRKAGSKKIVELHGNIFRTRCTKCDIEFPEDYKIFKDEELPPKCPHCGGILRPSVVWYGESLNPYDIERAFSFAKKADLILVVGTSGIVYPAAMLPSIVKSHGGIVVEINPDTTPISEIADLKIKEGAKSALSKLTWDF from the coding sequence ATGTCCGACGAAGTCACCAAATTAAAGCAACTCATCTTAAAAGCCCGATGTATGATGGTCCTTACAGGAGCGGGAATTTCAAAAGACAGCGGAATTCCAACGTTCAGGGGTAAAGATGGGTGGTATAAAAATCACCCACCTGAAGAGCTTGCAACCCCCACGGCTTTCAGTAAAAACCCCACTTTCGTCTGGGAATGGTACAACTACAGAAGGAAAATTATCTTATCTGCATCGCCAAATGAAGCACATTATAAAATAGCGGAACTCGAGAAGCATTTCCCCTGCTTTTTGCTTGTCACCCAGAATGTGGATTCATTACACAGAAAGGCTGGTTCTAAGAAAATAGTGGAACTTCACGGAAATATTTTCAGAACAAGATGCACAAAATGCGATATTGAGTTTCCTGAAGATTACAAAATATTCAAGGACGAAGAACTTCCCCCGAAATGTCCACATTGTGGAGGAATTTTGAGGCCATCAGTTGTGTGGTACGGTGAATCTCTTAATCCCTACGATATAGAGCGGGCCTTCTCTTTCGCAAAAAAGGCAGATTTAATCCTGGTTGTGGGAACAAGTGGCATTGTTTATCCTGCTGCAATGCTCCCCTCTATTGTAAAATCTCACGGTGGTATTGTTGTTGAAATTAATCCCGATACAACCCCTATAAGTGAGATTGCAGATTTAAAAATAAAAGAGGGCGCCAAAAGCGCCCTCTCAAAATTAACATGGGACTTTTGA
- a CDS encoding nitroreductase family protein: MLKELIVKNRSYRRYYEDYKISREMLLELVDLARLSPSSMNLQPLRYIIVNTPERCELIFQNVTWAAYLKDWAGPEVGERPPAYIIVLAEKGVSKNYLIDAGLATQSILLGAVEKGLGGCIMGSLNGDKIRELFKIPDKYEIIYAIAIGKPREKVVIEEVGPEGDIKYWRDENDIHHVPKRRLEDIVLDI; this comes from the coding sequence ATGTTAAAGGAACTTATCGTTAAAAATCGCAGTTACAGAAGGTATTATGAAGATTATAAGATAAGTCGAGAAATGTTATTAGAGCTTGTAGATCTTGCGAGGCTTTCTCCCTCCAGTATGAACTTGCAGCCACTGAGGTATATCATTGTCAATACCCCTGAAAGGTGCGAATTGATTTTTCAGAATGTTACCTGGGCCGCCTACCTTAAGGATTGGGCTGGGCCAGAGGTTGGTGAGAGGCCACCTGCTTATATCATCGTTCTTGCAGAGAAGGGAGTTTCTAAGAACTATTTGATTGATGCCGGCCTTGCAACGCAGTCTATCTTACTTGGTGCCGTTGAGAAAGGACTTGGTGGCTGTATAATGGGTTCCTTGAACGGAGATAAAATCAGGGAACTTTTTAAAATTCCTGATAAATACGAGATTATTTATGCGATTGCCATTGGCAAGCCCAGGGAAAAGGTTGTAATTGAAGAAGTGGGCCCTGAAGGGGATATAAAGTACTGGCGTGATGAAAATGACATTCACCACGTTCCTAAGAGGAGACTTGAGGATATAGTGCTGGATATATAG
- a CDS encoding GNAT family N-acetyltransferase translates to MFKALMQMAEEEVKRCGSKRIVLDVEEENVNAINFYGSLGFEEKVKFHIPLGRGICLYF, encoded by the coding sequence ATGTTTAAGGCGCTTATGCAAATGGCTGAGGAAGAAGTAAAAAGATGCGGAAGTAAAAGAATTGTTCTCGATGTAGAAGAAGAAAATGTGAATGCAATAAACTTTTATGGAAGTCTTGGATTTGAAGAGAAGGTAAAGTTTCATATTCCTTTAGGTAGAGGCATTTGCCTTTATTTTTGA
- a CDS encoding lamin tail domain-containing protein, with protein MHRCTAIIVGIMLCSSGLDAARFLFDYTKNETAGNADWIIDSDYPYPQPPNPTSPTDWDRAISSWGYALYRLGHEVVTLPPDSAITYGTSSPLDLSNFDVFVMVEPQNPLSSAEVQAIVDFVYNGGGFLMIADHNASDRDNDGWDSPRVFNAAFENIFGVHFNITGEPNNSISDSFTNVNTDPTDPIIHGPIGDVDTFGYWQGDVAVLKTDINPSLQGHIWKDGEPLGSTQNVIVFTGTYGNGRIGGFGDSSPVDDGTGDPGDNLYDGWYTYQDSTLTLNLCLWLAEVEAQQNNPPVISNLRHIPSLPTDTDSVVVRATITDDHGLLTDSMYFSVNSSSYTPSYHFLQEGDTFYFNIGRYPQGTAISYYVVAKDDSGAVTYSDTLSYTVSAPGGEVNAGIVINEIMYNPDASWGDDSCLEYVEVWNATTDTVDMSGWYLMDNTPEKVAHVPAGTKVPPNYFVVFARNVDSLLSKAEYQTYLTDGDEILINIGDSVQLSNSGEWVKLVDNSDSTVDIVSYDDASPWPTEPDGGGPSLELISPYYDNTLAESWAASEAPYGTPGAVNSVALSIGESMVYSEGKSSRRILILSVKDFEGMDKDGYEIFGPDGRRVNTALESGLYFLVNRKEGKFLRIIVVK; from the coding sequence ATGCACCGTTGCACTGCAATTATCGTTGGTATTATGCTTTGCTCCAGCGGGCTTGATGCAGCCAGATTCCTTTTTGATTACACGAAAAATGAAACCGCCGGAAATGCTGACTGGATTATAGATAGTGATTATCCCTACCCACAGCCACCGAATCCCACATCACCTACCGATTGGGATAGAGCAATTTCATCCTGGGGCTATGCCCTTTACAGACTTGGCCACGAAGTAGTAACCCTTCCACCTGATAGTGCAATTACTTACGGAACATCAAGCCCATTAGATTTATCAAATTTTGATGTCTTCGTTATGGTTGAACCGCAAAATCCGTTATCATCTGCCGAAGTTCAGGCTATAGTTGACTTTGTGTATAATGGAGGTGGGTTTTTGATGATCGCTGACCACAATGCTTCCGATAGGGATAATGACGGGTGGGACTCACCAAGGGTTTTTAATGCAGCATTTGAAAACATTTTTGGCGTTCATTTTAACATAACCGGTGAGCCGAATAACTCCATAAGTGATTCATTTACCAATGTGAACACTGATCCCACCGATCCCATTATACACGGGCCAATAGGTGATGTTGACACATTCGGCTACTGGCAAGGTGACGTCGCTGTGCTGAAGACCGATATAAACCCTTCACTCCAGGGGCATATATGGAAGGATGGAGAACCATTGGGAAGTACACAGAATGTAATAGTATTTACGGGTACCTACGGGAATGGAAGAATTGGAGGCTTTGGTGACTCGTCACCTGTTGATGATGGAACAGGGGATCCGGGGGATAACCTATATGATGGATGGTATACTTATCAGGATTCTACGCTTACACTTAACCTATGCCTCTGGCTTGCAGAAGTGGAAGCACAGCAAAATAATCCACCCGTTATTTCAAATCTTCGGCATATTCCTTCATTACCAACGGACACGGACTCTGTGGTTGTGAGGGCTACGATAACAGACGACCATGGACTTTTAACTGATTCTATGTATTTCTCGGTAAATAGCAGTTCTTATACACCTTCTTACCACTTTCTACAAGAGGGGGATACCTTTTATTTTAATATTGGCAGATATCCACAGGGTACTGCCATTTCATATTATGTGGTGGCAAAGGATGATTCGGGTGCTGTAACATATTCAGACACTTTGAGTTATACGGTATCAGCTCCAGGAGGGGAAGTTAATGCCGGTATTGTTATAAATGAGATAATGTATAATCCAGATGCCTCCTGGGGTGATGATTCATGCTTGGAATACGTGGAAGTCTGGAACGCCACCACCGATACCGTTGATATGTCGGGATGGTATCTTATGGACAACACGCCTGAGAAGGTAGCCCATGTGCCTGCCGGTACAAAAGTTCCCCCGAATTACTTTGTGGTCTTTGCAAGAAATGTTGATTCTTTGCTTTCGAAAGCCGAATATCAGACATACCTTACAGATGGGGATGAAATTTTAATAAACATAGGTGATAGTGTTCAGCTCTCCAATAGTGGAGAGTGGGTAAAGCTTGTTGATAATAGTGATTCCACAGTGGACATCGTGTCATATGACGATGCATCTCCCTGGCCTACAGAGCCGGATGGTGGTGGGCCTTCTCTTGAACTCATAAGTCCATATTATGACAATACTCTCGCTGAAAGCTGGGCTGCATCAGAGGCTCCCTATGGAACGCCAGGTGCAGTAAATTCTGTAGCCCTTTCAATCGGAGAAAGCATGGTATACTCTGAAGGAAAATCATCAAGGAGAATATTGATTTTGTCGGTAAAGGATTTTGAAGGGATGGATAAAGATGGCTATGAAATTTTTGGACCGGACGGAAGGAGGGTCAACACTGCGCTGGAAAGCGGACTTTATTTCCTTGTAAACAGGAAAGAAGGGAAGTTTTTGAGAATTATTGTGGTAAAATGA